From the Armatimonas rosea genome, the window GCTTCCCTGGTGCCAGAGAGCCAGGGGAAGAACACGCATCAGCGAGCCATTGCCGTTTGCTCGCTCGTCGGTGCGGCCCGCGGCATAGGCGGGTGTCCCACGGAGCAGCTCCCGGATCGCATCGCCGGTCTGGATGCCGCAGTCAAAGACCCGGCCATCGGGGGTGTAGGCGGCATCGTTGTACCAAGCCACGAGCCGCCTGCCGAAGTCGTCGAGATCGAGCCCGCCACAGGTAAGGAGCGAGTCGAGCAGGGCCAAGGCCTGCGCGCCGTCGTCGCTCCACGTCCCGGTCGGCGTCCGGACATGCGCTCGTGCGAAGCCCGCCGGGGGCTCCATCTCCAGGTCCGCGAGTGGGGGGAGGCTCTCGGGGCGGTGAAACTCGTAGGGGACACCTAGTGCATCCCCGATCAGCAGGCCGTAGAGACCGCCCGCGAGGGGCTCGTAGGAGACGTTCATGGTAATTAATGTATCATAGACAATTATTCAGCGCAAGCCTACGGTTGAGTAGATAGGCTATAATCGCCTATGCAAGAGACAACGCTCGCTCCCGAGGTCAAGGCCGCCCTGACCCGCTGTTTTGCGGCACACAAGGCACTGCGCTCCTACTCCGCCGAGGTCGCCATCACGGTTCGGGGAGCTCCCAACCAGCGCGAGGGACGGGTCCGGGTCTCCCTCCAGCGGCCCGATCACCTGCGCTTGGAGTGCGATGGCCCCCGAGCGCTGAGCGGGACGCGGCTCGTGGTGGCTACCGATGGCTTTGTCTACAGCGCCGATTCCAAGACACGGAGCTACAAGGCGGAGGCTGTCCCCCACGACGGGAACCCGCTTGCCGTGGCGCTCGATGAGACCGGGCTGATTCCGCTACCCATCTTTAGCAAGCTCTTCTCCGAGCCCGACGGCCTGGAGACCTGCCTGGCAATGTTTAAGACCCTCACCCTAGACCCTGGGACACTGACCTTTCACGGCGACTCCGGTGGGAGCTGGTTGCTGCGCTTTGACCCGAAGGACAAGATTCTTCGTGAGGTGAGCTATACCCAGGGAACTGCGCTGACCTTTCGTGAGGTCTATCAGACAGTGCGTGTCAATCCTGCTCTCCCCACAACTCTCTGGTGGTTCGAGCCGCCGGCGGGCTACCGCGACCAAGACGGGCCGCCGGAGGTGTTTCCGCCCGCTCCCTCGCTTGGGAAGGGGGCTGTCAAGACTGCCGCCGGGCTGGTCTATCTGGACCTAAAGGTGGGGAAGGGGCCGGCCGCTGTCAAGGGATCGCAGGTGGCGTTTCACTACAAGAGTACCCTCACCAATGGGCGGCCCTGTGGCTCGTCGCGGGAGGAAGGGAGTGGCCAGCCCATGCGCTTCACCGTGCCTGGCCAGGTGCTCCCCGCCCTGAACGATGCCGTACTGGGGATGCGGCCCGGGGGACGGCGCAAGCTTATCGTCCCGCCCGCACTTGCCTTTGGGGAGCGTGGCTCGGGGAAGGTGATCCCAGGCAACGCC encodes:
- a CDS encoding FKBP-type peptidyl-prolyl cis-trans isomerase — protein: MQETTLAPEVKAALTRCFAAHKALRSYSAEVAITVRGAPNQREGRVRVSLQRPDHLRLECDGPRALSGTRLVVATDGFVYSADSKTRSYKAEAVPHDGNPLAVALDETGLIPLPIFSKLFSEPDGLETCLAMFKTLTLDPGTLTFHGDSGGSWLLRFDPKDKILREVSYTQGTALTFREVYQTVRVNPALPTTLWWFEPPAGYRDQDGPPEVFPPAPSLGKGAVKTAAGLVYLDLKVGKGPAAVKGSQVAFHYKSTLTNGRPCGSSREEGSGQPMRFTVPGQVLPALNDAVLGMRPGGRRKLIVPPALAFGERGSGKVIPGNATIIMEIEMLDVKEPHGQ